In Hoplias malabaricus isolate fHopMal1 chromosome 6, fHopMal1.hap1, whole genome shotgun sequence, a single window of DNA contains:
- the LOC136700509 gene encoding protein S100-A13-like isoform X2 has protein sequence MSKQVMTLEMAIYSKKGESHLKSLASTKFHALADKASTLKTDKFKELLTSELPNLVKTTGKDGFSKVMKDMELKCGEEVSFNKFWQLILQLSKENSQNDNQKSCCPPS, from the exons acATTGGAGATGGCCATTTACAGTAAAAAGGGAGAATCACACCTTAAAAGTCTGGCCTCCACTAAATTCCATGCCTTAGCCGATAAAGCGTCTACTCTGAAGACGGATAAATTTAAGGAACTGCTGACATCCGAGCTGCCCAACCTCGTCAAG ACCACAGGCAAGGATGGCTTTAGCAAAGTGATGAAGGACATggaattgaagtgtggggaggaAGTATCTTTCAATAAATTCTGGCAACTGATCCTACAACTGTCAAAGGAAAACAGCCAAAATGACAACCAGAAATCCTGCTGTCCCCCATCGTAA
- the LOC136700509 gene encoding protein S100-A13-like isoform X1 produces MSKQVMTKTENSETLEMAIYSKKGESHLKSLASTKFHALADKASTLKTDKFKELLTSELPNLVKTTGKDGFSKVMKDMELKCGEEVSFNKFWQLILQLSKENSQNDNQKSCCPPS; encoded by the exons acaaagacagaaaatTCTGAG acATTGGAGATGGCCATTTACAGTAAAAAGGGAGAATCACACCTTAAAAGTCTGGCCTCCACTAAATTCCATGCCTTAGCCGATAAAGCGTCTACTCTGAAGACGGATAAATTTAAGGAACTGCTGACATCCGAGCTGCCCAACCTCGTCAAG ACCACAGGCAAGGATGGCTTTAGCAAAGTGATGAAGGACATggaattgaagtgtggggaggaAGTATCTTTCAATAAATTCTGGCAACTGATCCTACAACTGTCAAAGGAAAACAGCCAAAATGACAACCAGAAATCCTGCTGTCCCCCATCGTAA